The window TGCCCTGGCGGTAGGTTCATCCTACCGCTAGGACTCATGGCGGTAGGCTGTCTGACCCTACCGCCAGGGCGCCTGGCGGTAGGGTCCTGTGTTTCGTATAAAGCTTCTGTAACGAAATATGCAAGGGCCCTGGCGGTAGGTTCACCCTACCGCCATGGGGGCTGGCGGTAGGTTGTGTAACCCTACCACCAGGTTGCCTGGCGGTAGGGTCCTCTGTTTGTTTTTTCAAGTTCATTTGGTTGCTTGTTTTCAATTTCAATATGACAGCAATATCACATCAAGTTTCACAAATATGACAGCAATATCACAGATTTTAAATAATTAAACTTGGGCATCACATAGATCTATATTAAGATAACTTGAAGTGCATAGAACATTTCAAATGTAGTAGCAAACACATAGATCCACAAATAGCAAACACATAGTTCCACGTAGTTTCACAACCACTAGACAAGTTCAACCAAACTAAAAGAGCCAAGTATCGAAAAGCATAATCAATTGCTCCTTCCCCACTTGGAGGTACGGTCCTCGTTACTCTTTGAACGAGTCTCTACGGTCTTCTTCTTGGGCCGGCGAGGAACCGGTTTCTGGAAAGGGTCCGGACTCAGCAAATCCTTCTTCGGATTCCTCTTCTTTGGCAGCTGAGATGCTTGAGATGTTTGAGTTGGTGGAGGTCCATAATCTTCATCATACTCCTCCTCCTCGTTGctctcatcctcctcctcctccccaacCAACCTAGACGACGAGGGAGCATGGCTCGATGAGCCGATGAGACCCTGTGTGGCTACAGGCTAATAAACTTCAACTGACCCAGCTCCAGCACACCCAAGCAGCCCTACGAGCTTGCGACAACGCTGCACGAACTTCTGCACTCACAATGAAACAAGGTCATAATAAGTATCAGATCGACTGATTGCAAGTGAACAAGATGCATCTGTTCCGAGGAGGCTGAAATTGTACCTTCATCGTCCCCCTCACTTTGGTCTCAGATTCTACGCTCCCGGGGAGATCACCTAGTGCATCTGAGGCTTCAAAGATGCATCTGTTCAGCTCACCGGACTGCAACAGCATAAGTTAGTCACGATGATGAATAAAATAGTCTAGATACAACCGTCGGTTCAAACTTACCACTCTGTTGATGAGGGGTGCAAACTCTCTAAATCCACTGTGCATGTCTCTGATGCCGGTCCGGTAGGCCTCTTCCTCGGGGTCATCCCTCTCCAGCTCCGCGATGTCTTTCGCCGTCCACCGAGGCCTGAGACGAAGACGGTGCTTCTGGCCATCATCGTACCACCGCATGTGTCGGCCCAAGTAAGCATCCCAGCCAGTCACTTTCCTCTCCACGTCTTTCCGGTACCTCCGTCGGTCCCACGCCGCCACATAAGTGTTATGCTCCTCTCCCCGGTCTGTGATCGACTGATTCTTCTATCGGCTCATCCTGCAAGGCATAGGCAAGAGATCATCATAAGAAACATGATAAGCATAATGAAATCATGGTCACGGAGAACAAAGCGCTCACAGGTGGAGTGTGTGGCCGCCGGTATCGGTGGGCTGGCCCGGTGGGGTATGCTGATAAATCCCAAACTGCGTGGCCACGCATTGTGGCAAGTGCCACTCGACGGCGTACACACAGATCATGGGCACGATGCACCGCCAGAGACCACGGTCCGCATCGCACATCACGTTCAGATCAAAGTCCCACTGTCGGTCTTGTTGATATGGCCACCAGTTTACCTATTACATATACCTTGGTAAGTTCGCACTCTCGGTCAAAAGTGGAATCAAAGAGAAAGGTGTTGAGCGAGTTCATATACTTGCATATGCGTCAAAGCGTCCAACTCATTGGTGTAGGTCTTGTACGAAGTCTTGTTTAGGCCCGTGTAGAGTTTGACAACGTCCCACTCGTAAGCTACGTTAGGGTTTCGAGTCTCGTCACCGTCTTCGCTATAGTCTTCCCATGGTCGTCTTCGCAACTTCTCCGGATGCCCCACCAGTAGCCGCACCCACATCCAAATGGAGAAGGCCCAGACAAAGCCACCCATATTGGACTTGTCTCCCGTCCTCTGCGTTGCGTCGTCAAGCTGCAAAACATCAAATGAGGATCAGATATAAGAAAATGTCATGGACACACTTTCGTAGGGAGGTAGGCAATTAGACGCTCTCTTACCGAACGGTATAGGTAGGCGAGAGATGCGGTCCCCCAACTGTACCCTGCATCCCAGTCCGCTAGGAAGAACAGATACGCCCAGTTGGCAGAGTTCCCGGAGCTGTCTGGAAACACGACCTCCGAGAGAATATACCACAGATAGGCCCTCGCGTACAACTCCATAGTCGCCTCATCGGCGCCTTGGGGGCATGTCTTCCAGTGCTCCGAGAGCCAAGGCAACGGCACACCGGATGTACGGTTACTCTTGGCACCAGGGCAGTCGCCGATGAGGGTGGTGACCCTCTCCTGCCAGTTGGTCCTCTCCACTCGACCGGTGAGTGCATGACCCTCGATCGGCATGGCAGTAATCATCCCCCAGTCCTCTAGGGTCACCGTCATCTCCCCAGATGGCAGATGGAAAGAATGGGTCTCCGGTCGCCACGTGGACAAGCGTCGGCGGCTGACGCTTGAACTGCAACACAAAACCCAACAGACGGGCTCTCTTGAAGAACGACGCGCTCGTCGTAGTCCATATGCCCATGAACCCCGTGACCCCTCATGCGCAGTGGCTGGAGCATCTGTCAAAAAGTGAACGCCAAAAGTTAGGAAATCATTTTCATCAATCCGAAAACTTTGATCAAAATTTCATTCTTATAACTTACCTCTCCGTTCTCTATGAAACGGGCACGATGACCCTTGTCGAATGCCCAGTCCAGCATGGAGTACCGTGGGCCGATGTTGTCCGCAAGAGGTGGCTGCCTTAATAAAATTTCATAAACAAAAGCACCATAAGCATAAAGCATACATAAACAAAAAATGAACTCaaatcatatcaacatgcatcatatcaaaataaaattttAAGCATATTTCTCCAACAACATCTACTACACATGATGGATCaaatcatatcaacatgcatcatatcaaaaaaaaatcctccaacatacatcatatcatcatatttttaaatatttttttccaaacaacatcttcatatcatcatatcaacatgcatcatcaaactagggttcatcttcacactagatcatatcatcatatcaacatgcatcatcaAACTAGGGTTCATCCTCATATCAACATTACATCATAATTTTTCTAAACAAattatgaactagggttcatcttcacaCTAACATATGAATTATTGATTAGAGTTCATATCCAATACCACTAGTTACTAAAGAACTAAGAACTACAACTACAATCAATCTTAGGTGAAAAAAATCCAATCTAAGTTCAAAAACATGAGGGATTTCAAGCAAATAATGCGTCGAATCAGAAGCAAGtttgcaaaaactaattggagggaTCGGAGGAGCTTACGTTTCTCTCTTCGGGGCCATCTCGATCCGCCAAAACGGTGAAGAAACGGTGAAGATTGGAGGGGGAGAGTGGAGGAgatgagagagggagagaggggcaCGACTTGGGGGAGAAAATGGATGAACTGCCGACTTGGGGGAGGGGAGGGGTGGGGAGAAGGGAAGGGGCGTGGGGGTCTCGGGTGAAATAACTGCCcggaccctaccgccaggggctCCGGCGGTAGGTTTACAAAGCCTACCGCCCGggcccctggcggtagggtgcgaCGGAGGGGGGACGGTGCCGTCTCCGCGCGCTGACGTGGATATGCTATgtaaccctaccgccagaggccCTGGCGGTAGGAAAAAGGGTCAAATCTCGAAAAAAATTCAAACGAGGGTCAGATCCTGAATTTCTTACcaaaaagggtcaaaacacgaaattttgccaCGACCAGAGACACAGAGCCAGCGAGCGAGGGAACAGAAAAACAGAAGACGTCCGTGCCTGCGATTCCTTATCCCTGCAATCGATGTGACTCTAGCATGAGCTGACGAGCGCACTGGCGCACTGCAGCACTGCGCATGGTCACGGGTGGCCGTTCAATGATCGATTTTTCTATTCCAGCTAACGAGGTAGCGGGCAGCAACAAAAAGATCGTCAATCTTCTTTGGGAAAGGTTGTGGACAGCAACAAAAAGATGTTCTCAAGCAAGTGGTTGGCATTGAACAAGAAGCGCTTAGTGAGAGATACTTGGGTCTGCCAACGATAGTGGGGAGATCCAAGGATGGCACTTTTAAGTATGTGACGGAATGCTCAAAAGGAAAAGTAACGGGATGGAAGGGACAAGGGTTGTCCAAGAAGGCTAGGGAAGTGCTTGTTAAATCTGTTTTGCAGGCCACACCTACTCTCACAATGAGTTGTTTTCACCTCTCGAAGAAGATGTGCCAGAACCTGACTTCAATCTCTTCAAAATTCTGGTGGGGTGCAACGAATGGTGAGAGGAAAGTGCATTGGATTGCCTGGGATAAGATGTGCCAATCAAAACGGACTGGTGGTATGGGTTTTCGGGACCCGGAGGCTTTCAACCAAGCATTACTTGCAAAACAGGCATGGAGAATCTTGCAGACGCCGATGTCTTTATGTGCCAGGATTCTTAGAGCTTGGTATTTCAGCGGGAGTTCTATGATGAGTGCTACATGCCCATCGGGCGGATCCTATACTTTCAGGAGCATCTTGCATGGGAGAGACCTGCTCCGAGAGGGAGTAATATGGCGTATAGGTGATGGTTTGACGGTGAACATTCACCACGACCCATGGATCCCGCGACAAGGGAGTCTGCTGCCACTGGGCGCAGACTTCATACCGGGTGTGCAGAAGGTGGCCGACTTGCTGAACCATTCGGGTGAAACTTGGGATGACACAAAGCTCCAAGCCATGTTTTCTGAGGATGATGCAAACGACATTAAACAGGTAGCTGTTGGAGGGCCGGGGTCTCAGGATTACATGGCATGGAATCATACGAAAAACGGTATCTTCACTGTTAAGTCAGCCTACCATCTGAGGATGTCTTTGAATGCTGCAAAACGGAGCCAGCCGGGACCCTCCTCGGCTGCTCTTACACATCGGGGCTGGCTGTCTTTGTGGGATACATCGGCTCTGGGGAAAGCAATAATTCACGTGTGGAGGCTGATGAAGAATGGCCTGGCTACAGGAGCCGAACTGCTACGATGCCGGATCAAGGCCGGTGTATTTTGTGTTGCTTGTAGACGTGAAGAAACCAGCCACCATCGGTTCTGGGGGTGTCCGCATTCTGTGTGTTTCTGGAAGCAACTTAGCTCGGAGTTGGGAGTCTTGGTGGCCAAACCACCATGCAATATCGATTCTGAGAGCAAGTTGGCTAATTGGCTACTGGAGTGGTTTGCACAAGCACCGGATCATGAGAAGTCTATTATGGTTCAAGTTGTGTATGGCCTGTGGTTAGCGCGTAATGATGCGAGGGATGGGCGGAAGATTACTGCAGCACATGAAATATCATGTACTGTTGCTGCACTAGTCAAAGAATGGGAAGAGGTACACAGAAAGGAAGTGATGCCAAAGCAGCCAAAAGGAAGGGGAACGTGGGAACCACCAGATACGGGCTGGATCAAAGCCAATATGGACGGTGCGATGTCGAAACACATGGGGAGAGGAGGCGCTGGTGTCATCCTACATGATCACGCCGGGGCGTTCCGAGCTGCTTCATGTCATGTACTGGTGACGGCAACCGACCCGGAGATGGTGGAACTGTTGGCTTGCAAGAAGGCGATCGATCTGGCGAGAAGAGTTGGGGTTGGCAAACTCCACCTTGAGAGTGATTCGGCAGGAGTAGTGGCCATGCTCAATAACCAGGAGAAGAACCTCTCTGCCGTGGGGCCAACTGTCGAGGACGTCAAGTCGAGACTGAAGGAATTTGATGAGTTTAGAGTTTCGTGGGTTAGCCGTAGTGCGAATGCCGCCGCTGATAGATTAGCTAAGGTGGGAATGGGAGATGAGCTCAACTCGGTGTGGCTCTCATCACCGCCAGACTACATTTTGCATATTGTTTCGGACGAGATTCCAACGTTTTCTTAAGTTAATAAAGCGGCAAAAGTTTTACCCTAAAAAAAAGCTAACGAGGTAGCGAGCCAGAGCCAGGGAACGATTGATGTTCTATTTTTTATAGAAAAAATAGCTCACGATCGATGTAGTCTGCGCATGTGCCTCGACGTGCCTACTCGGGCCAGCTGCGCCGGCGTGCTGAACGGGCCGTCGTGCTAGCCCGTGTAGCGAGGGGGCCATGCCTGGTCCTGAGAGTCCAGCACGCGTGCCGGCCGGGCACGGCACGATTACTTAGCGTGCCTGTATGGGTCATGCCGTGCCTAGCCCGTTTAACTCAGGTCGGGCCGTGCCGTCCCGGGCCGGCCCATCTGCCCAGGTATAAACATGACCGAGCGCTGGGCGCCGTTCCAGCCGCGCCACCTCGTCTGTGGGTCGCTACAGGGCGCCTGGAGGGGATAAGATTGCCAGCGTCGATGTTGTGGCCTCGCCCAAAAATATCTTCCCCTCCACCCGCGTCGTTCCTCTCTCCTCCTCACTGCTCTCTTCGATCCCGAGCTCCACCGCGCAACCGTCGCCGTGCCATCGTTGTCGTTATGGCCACATGCCTCCCCGGCGCTCGAGAGGAAGTCGAGGAGCACCGCCGTCCTCTTCTACACCGTCTACAAGCGTCAGGTCAAGCCGGAGCGCCTCGAGCCGTCGCCATCGGCCTTCTTCCCCAACCACGGCCGTCGTCGTCCACCTCGTCGATCTGCTCGCCGAtggcctccccgagcccgctgccaATCCTACCGCCACATTGTGAGGTCCTCTGCCGATTCCCCCGTTTTTCTGGATTGATCCGTCACCGTAATCGCCTACAATCACCGAGGCCGCCATGGTCGGAGCACTGCGTTCATGCGCGCGGTCGCCTGCTCCTGGTCGCGGCCACACCAGCATCCCGCCCCCCTGCGCTCACCTGCACACCCGTGCGCGCATGCCCTGCGCCCTTGCGCCCTCGGCCGCGCGCCCCGCCAGCGCTATCTGCGGCTTCGCTCCCCTGCTGCCCGCTGCTGCGTTGCTGCCGCAATTGCTTCTACTACCGCTGATTGTCGTGCTGCTGCTGCCTTAGGTGCTGCGCTACTACTGCTTGTTGTGCCGCTAGCTGCCGCTATACTCTGCTGCCTAGCCGCCTCTATTGCTCTAGCTACTCCTGGCCAATAGCTATTGCTGCTCCAGCCGCTACTAATGGCCAtggtcgtggccatggccgggcacatgctgtgtgcgtgtgtgtgcaaAGCCACCAACAGCCGGCCGTGCAATTAGCTTAGGGGCTAATTACTAGTTAGATTAACTGCTAGCCAATGACAGATGGGCCCCGTCAGCTAATTATCCATTAAAAACAATCTGTTAAAATATTGGTCAATGACAGGTAGACCCTAGTGAGCCCTTTGACCAATCAATAGTTGACCAATCAatagttgaccagtcaactgctgactgggcagttgaCTGGTCCCATCTATCAGCCTCTCAGTGGGTGTACCTCTGGGTACACTTAGTAAATTATATTTTAATCCCGAAATGTTAATATTTTCATAATATTAtttaaacttcaaaaattcatatacaataatccgtaactcggatgaaaaactttgtacatgaaaattgctcagaacgacgagacgaatccgaatacgctgTCTGTACGCCCGCCACACGTCCCTaacatagcgaacatgcaacatttcacctccagTTCATTTGTTCGAAAACGCGGAACactgggaatactttcccggatgtttccccccttcgcccaGTAGCACCTAATACCGCGTTagggcatgatacgtctccaacgtatatataatatttgattgctccatgctattatatattctgttttggatgtttaatgggcttatttatacacttttatattatttttgggactaacctattaatcggaggcccagcccaaattgctgttttttgcctatttcagtgtttcgcagaaaaagaatatcaacggagtccaaacggaatgaaacctttagTAGCATGATTTtttgaacaaacgtgatccagaggacttcgagtggacgtcaagcaactaACGAGGAGGgtacgaggcaggagggcgcgcctacccccctgggcgtgccctccaccctcgtgggcccctcgtggctccaccgacctacttcttcctcctatatatacctgcgtacccccaaaccatcgaagtgcaccacgaaaacctaattccaccgccgtgaccttctgtacccgtgagatcccatcttggggccttttccggccctccgccggagggggcattgatcacgaagggcttctacatcaacaccatagcctttccgatgatgtgtgagtagtttacctcagaccttcgggtccatagttattagctagatggcttcttctatctctttggatctcaatacaatgttctgctcgattatcttggagatctattcgatgtaatcttcttttgcggtgtgtttgtcaagatccgatgaattttgggtttatgatcaagattatctatgaacaatatttgaatcttctctgaattcttttatgtatgattggttatctttgcaagtctcttcaaattatcagtttggtttggcctactagattgatctttcttgcaatgggagaagtgcttagctttgagttcaatcttgcggtgctcgatcccagtgacagtaggggaaacgacacgtattgtattgttgccatcgaggataaaaagatggggtttatatcatattgcatgagtttatccctctacatcatgtcatcttgcttaaagcgttactccgttcttatgaacttaatactctagatgcatgttgaatagcggtcgatgtgtggagtaatagtagtagatgcaggcaggagtcggtctacttgtcacggacgtgatgcctatatacatgatcatacctagatattctcataactatgctcaattctatcaattgttcgacagtaatttgttcacccaccgtaatacttatgctatcttgagagaagccactagtgaaacctatggcccccgggtctattctccatcacattaatctcccgtcaacaagctatttctattgccgtttattttgctttctttacttttagtctttatcataaaaataccaaaaatattatcttatcatctctatcagatctcacttttgcaagtggccatgaagggattgacaacccctttatcgcgttggttgcaaggttcttatttgtttgtgtaggtacaagggacttgcgtgtggcctcctactggattgataccttggttctcaataactgagggaaatacttacgctactttgctgcatcaccctttcctcttcaagggaaaaccaacgcagtgctcaagaggtagcagggcacacctagcactgctcattgtcatgtcatgcattgtaacgccccaagaccgatgcttcagaagacttccttattttcgtgatctCCGCGTGTTTCTTtcggtgcttgctcttttatttttgcattgcatcatgtcatcatgccatcatgtcattaatc is drawn from Aegilops tauschii subsp. strangulata cultivar AL8/78 chromosome 1, Aet v6.0, whole genome shotgun sequence and contains these coding sequences:
- the LOC120972645 gene encoding protein MAINTENANCE OF MERISTEMS-like yields the protein MTVTLEDWGMITAMPIEGHALTGRVERTNWQERVTTLIGDCPGAKSNRTSGVPLPWLSEHWKTCPQGADEATMELYARAYLWYILSEVVFPDSSGNSANWAYLFFLADWDAGYSWGTASLAYLYRSLDDATQRTGDKSNMGGFVWAFSIWMWVRLLDEPIEESVDHRPGRGA
- the LOC109752362 gene encoding uncharacterized protein — encoded protein: MSKHMGRGGAGVILHDHAGAFRAASCHVLVTATDPEMVELLACKKAIDLARRVGVGKLHLESDSAGVVAMLNNQEKNLSAVGPTVEDVKSRLKEFDEFRVSWVSRSANAAADRLAKVGMGDELNSVWLSSPPDYILHIVSDEIPTFS